A single region of the Streptomyces sp. NBC_01803 genome encodes:
- a CDS encoding RiPP maturation radical SAM C-methyltransferase: MRVLLINMPWSPIDLPSLALGILKRSVNEKTPGANAEVLHGNLDYYDWLTGRPEFADFTARDYGYYALASYFLGCGDWVFSSALYDDPEWRVPEFTESMTRLLDEKRLAVTLELHRTAGEFVQELAERVVAAKPDVVGLTSTFQQNTAALALAKHVKRLAPEIVTVLGGANCDSEQGAAVHRNFPFVDYVVRGEGEVALPQLLNGIRDGSDLSGIAGLCRREGERSVANPMSTAPLPPAAILAPDYSGYLDRLAASRARTMVEPKLVVEGARGCWWGEKHHCTFCGLNGSFMQFRSKSPDAFFDEIVGMAREHRVLDIYIVDNILDMGYVTTLLPRLVETGYDLRMHVEIKANMRRDQLQLLADAGLVFVQPGIESLNTRVLGLMDKGVSGCQNVRMLRDGASAGLTISWNYLHGFPEERDSDYDPVIAQLPVLEHLNPPSDQSARIAIERFSPYFNRPELGFAELRADKPYWLTYDLPGEELYDLAYIFAAPPRGVGKATAKRLNEALRAWMDAYPTSRLVQHDLGDRVVLLNRRRLFDWTRLVVDDPLEVAAFRLLAQPRSAAALVRKLTERLPGADAGAAVPALLERWCELGVLFTDGGQYVHVVASAVNDEMLRLGFMRNVVSGTVDAPAPAPA, from the coding sequence GTGCGCGTGCTTCTGATCAACATGCCCTGGTCGCCGATCGACCTCCCGTCCCTGGCCCTGGGCATCCTCAAGCGCAGCGTGAACGAGAAGACGCCCGGCGCGAACGCGGAGGTGCTGCACGGCAATCTCGACTACTACGACTGGCTCACCGGGCGGCCCGAGTTCGCCGACTTCACCGCCCGCGACTACGGTTACTACGCGCTGGCCTCCTACTTCCTCGGCTGCGGCGACTGGGTGTTCTCCTCCGCCCTTTACGACGACCCCGAGTGGCGGGTGCCGGAGTTCACCGAGTCGATGACCCGGCTGCTGGACGAGAAGCGGCTCGCCGTCACCCTCGAACTGCACCGGACCGCCGGGGAGTTCGTCCAGGAGCTGGCCGAACGGGTGGTGGCCGCCAAGCCGGACGTCGTCGGCCTCACCTCCACCTTCCAGCAGAACACCGCCGCCCTCGCCCTCGCCAAGCACGTCAAGCGGCTGGCGCCGGAGATCGTCACCGTGCTGGGCGGCGCCAACTGCGACAGCGAGCAGGGCGCGGCCGTCCACCGCAACTTCCCCTTCGTCGACTACGTCGTGCGCGGCGAGGGCGAGGTCGCCCTGCCCCAGCTGCTGAACGGCATCCGCGACGGCTCCGACCTGTCGGGGATCGCCGGCCTGTGCCGGCGGGAGGGCGAGCGCTCCGTCGCCAACCCGATGAGCACCGCCCCGCTGCCGCCCGCCGCGATCCTCGCCCCGGACTACTCCGGCTACCTCGACCGCCTCGCGGCCTCCCGCGCCCGGACCATGGTCGAACCCAAGCTGGTGGTTGAGGGCGCGCGCGGCTGCTGGTGGGGGGAGAAGCACCACTGCACGTTCTGCGGGCTCAACGGCTCGTTCATGCAGTTCCGCAGCAAGTCCCCGGACGCCTTCTTCGACGAGATCGTCGGCATGGCCCGCGAACACCGGGTGCTGGACATCTACATCGTCGACAACATCCTCGACATGGGGTACGTCACGACGCTGCTGCCCCGCCTCGTCGAGACCGGCTACGACCTGCGGATGCACGTCGAGATCAAGGCCAACATGCGCCGCGATCAGCTCCAACTCCTCGCCGACGCCGGGCTGGTGTTCGTCCAGCCGGGCATCGAGAGCCTCAACACCCGGGTGCTCGGGCTGATGGACAAGGGCGTCAGCGGCTGCCAGAACGTGCGGATGCTGCGCGACGGCGCGAGCGCCGGCCTGACCATCTCCTGGAACTACCTGCACGGCTTCCCCGAGGAGCGGGACAGTGACTACGACCCGGTGATCGCCCAACTCCCGGTCCTGGAACACCTCAACCCGCCGTCCGACCAGTCCGCACGGATCGCCATCGAACGCTTCAGCCCCTACTTCAACCGCCCCGAACTGGGCTTCGCCGAGCTGCGAGCGGACAAGCCGTACTGGCTGACGTACGACCTGCCGGGCGAGGAACTGTACGACCTGGCCTACATCTTCGCCGCCCCGCCGCGCGGCGTGGGCAAGGCCACCGCGAAGCGGCTCAACGAGGCGCTGCGCGCCTGGATGGACGCCTATCCGACCAGCCGCCTCGTGCAGCACGACCTGGGCGACCGTGTGGTGCTGCTCAACCGCCGCCGCCTCTTCGACTGGACGCGGCTGGTCGTGGACGACCCGCTGGAGGTGGCCGCGTTCCGGCTGCTCGCCCAGCCCCGTTCGGCCGCCGCGCTGGTCCGCAAGCTGACCGAGCGGCTTCCGGGGGCGGACGCCGGGGCCGCCGTGCCCGCGCTGCTGGAGCGCTGGTGCGAGTTGGGCGTGCTCTTCACGGACGGCGGTCAGTACGTGCACGTCGTCGCGTCCGCCGTCAACGACGAGATGCTGCGCCTGGGCTTCATGCGGAACGTGGTCAGCGGCACGGTCGACGCCCCGGCGCCCGCCCCGGCCTGA
- a CDS encoding S9 family peptidase — MSSSAVRPSAPLAYVSRPVLPAACRRAPDLMVYAGDAGGRCEVFAWHAGAGRARQVTDRAQGTMRCAIDPDGVIWWFAEEADGTGAWRVQGFEGGPDTPAFAGEIPPGRPAGLVLADNGRVAVGLGDGDGLTVRLGHRAAPVEHTLTFGGHATLAGMSPAGDLVAVARAAGSPHAVTVLTADGETVARLSGERGRVWALGFAPGAPGAELLLVEEHRDRYRLVTWTPERGAHRHAWCDFDTEITAHWFPEGRRVLIRQERHGRSRLAVADLARHALTPLSVPEGTVQDAVARADGAIHCLWTDTRTPARVISVGGPAPRLPAPPPSPPPLTADTSDLWTPGPDGPVHTLLAVPPGRTAPGPVVFLVHGGPAHHDRDAYHPAVHSLIASGLAVARVNYRGSTGYGPRWRSAYGEGVGLTQAADLAAVRRDLVARGIARPGAVGLWGTSWGGYLVLLALGLQPELWRAGVAVKPIADYAAAYAQGTPALRALDAGLFGGTPDEVPERYARSSPIGYADRVRAPLLVVAATRDPKCPPAQVHSYLAALRRADAPCEELWLDSGHDGLDGADHVLMLRRSLYFLARELRSPRARRPSPRDPERR, encoded by the coding sequence ATGAGTTCCTCCGCCGTGCGGCCCTCCGCCCCGCTCGCCTACGTCTCGCGGCCCGTGCTGCCCGCCGCCTGCCGCCGCGCGCCCGATCTCATGGTCTACGCCGGGGACGCCGGAGGGCGGTGCGAGGTCTTCGCCTGGCATGCCGGGGCCGGGCGGGCGCGGCAGGTCACCGACCGGGCGCAGGGCACCATGCGGTGTGCCATCGATCCGGACGGCGTCATCTGGTGGTTCGCGGAGGAGGCGGACGGGACCGGGGCCTGGCGGGTGCAGGGCTTCGAGGGCGGGCCGGACACGCCCGCCTTCGCGGGGGAGATCCCGCCCGGCCGGCCCGCCGGACTGGTGCTGGCCGACAACGGCCGGGTGGCCGTCGGGCTCGGTGACGGCGACGGGCTGACCGTGCGGCTGGGCCACCGCGCCGCGCCCGTGGAGCACACCCTCACCTTCGGCGGCCACGCCACGCTGGCCGGGATGTCGCCCGCCGGGGACCTGGTGGCCGTGGCCCGGGCCGCCGGTTCGCCGCACGCCGTCACCGTGCTCACCGCTGACGGGGAGACCGTCGCCCGGCTGTCCGGGGAGCGCGGTCGGGTGTGGGCGCTGGGGTTCGCGCCCGGCGCGCCCGGCGCCGAACTGCTGCTCGTCGAGGAGCACCGGGACCGTTACCGCCTGGTCACCTGGACCCCGGAGCGCGGGGCGCACCGCCACGCCTGGTGCGACTTCGACACCGAGATCACCGCGCACTGGTTCCCCGAGGGCCGCCGCGTGCTGATCCGCCAGGAGCGGCACGGCCGCAGCCGACTGGCCGTGGCCGACCTCGCGCGCCACGCCCTCACCCCGCTGTCCGTCCCCGAGGGCACCGTCCAGGACGCGGTCGCCCGCGCGGACGGCGCCATCCACTGCCTCTGGACCGACACCCGCACCCCCGCCCGGGTGATCTCCGTCGGTGGCCCCGCCCCCCGGCTGCCGGCGCCGCCCCCCAGCCCGCCGCCGCTGACCGCCGACACCAGCGATCTGTGGACCCCGGGCCCGGACGGTCCCGTGCACACCCTGCTCGCCGTGCCGCCCGGCCGGACCGCGCCCGGCCCGGTGGTCTTCCTCGTGCACGGCGGTCCCGCCCACCACGACCGCGACGCCTACCACCCGGCCGTCCACTCGCTGATCGCCTCCGGGCTGGCCGTCGCCCGCGTCAACTACCGCGGCTCCACCGGCTACGGCCCGCGCTGGCGCTCCGCCTACGGCGAGGGCGTCGGGCTCACTCAGGCCGCCGACCTGGCCGCCGTGCGCCGGGACCTCGTGGCGCGGGGCATCGCCCGCCCCGGCGCGGTCGGCCTGTGGGGCACCTCCTGGGGCGGCTACCTGGTGCTGCTCGCCCTCGGCCTCCAGCCGGAGCTGTGGCGGGCCGGCGTCGCGGTCAAGCCGATCGCCGACTACGCCGCCGCGTACGCGCAGGGCACCCCGGCCCTGCGGGCGCTGGACGCCGGGCTGTTCGGCGGCACGCCCGACGAGGTGCCGGAGCGCTACGCGCGTTCCTCGCCGATCGGCTACGCCGACCGGGTCCGCGCGCCGCTGCTCGTGGTGGCCGCCACCCGGGACCCCAAGTGCCCGCCGGCCCAGGTGCACAGCTACCTGGCCGCCCTCCGCCGGGCCGACGCGCCCTGCGAGGAGCTGTGGCTCGACTCGGGACACGACGGCCTCGACGGGGCCGACCACGTCCTGATGCTGCGGCGAAGCCTCTACTTCCTGGCCCGGGAGCTGCGCTCCCCCCGGGCCCGGAGACCCAGCCCCCGAGACCCGGAGAGGAGGTAA
- a CDS encoding MFS transporter produces MAHPELARRDTARRDYRLYWAATTTDTLGSQTSGVVLPLFLLATGRSAALAGAVVSASLVAGLLAAPFAAVLADRGARRAVMWWSALAAAGAMGSIAALAATGRLPVGYLLAAVVAERIATSCYAAAARGCVAALVAPADYPHAVSRLQAGSQGAAVAGPVLGGALFTAARWLPFLADAVSYLVTAWCVRAMRTDLAPAPSGGAGAFAADLREGLRFTWRQPLLRGVLWWTAGLNAVLAALYFGAVFSLERHGEGTVAIGVVLAVAGAAGVAGALPAPWLARRVPAARLCVVVSWAVVLVAAGLAFATRAWVYGALFGVVSLLAPTLAVLLSARAIAVTPPEFQSRVGTVLATASGAATTVAPLAAGILVAVSGTTALGLTGAGVMAVVALYATLTVARHLTPVASRTPAEGAT; encoded by the coding sequence ATGGCCCACCCGGAGCTGGCACGGCGCGACACCGCACGGCGCGACTACCGGCTCTACTGGGCCGCGACGACCACCGACACGCTCGGCAGCCAGACCTCGGGCGTCGTCCTCCCGCTCTTCCTCCTCGCGACCGGCCGCTCCGCCGCGCTCGCCGGAGCCGTCGTCTCGGCGTCCCTGGTCGCCGGGCTGCTCGCCGCGCCCTTCGCCGCCGTGCTGGCCGACCGGGGCGCGCGGCGCGCGGTCATGTGGTGGTCCGCGCTGGCCGCCGCTGGCGCCATGGGCTCCATCGCCGCGCTGGCCGCCACCGGCCGGCTGCCCGTCGGATATCTGCTGGCCGCCGTGGTGGCCGAACGGATCGCCACCTCCTGCTATGCCGCCGCCGCGCGCGGCTGCGTCGCCGCCCTCGTCGCCCCGGCCGACTACCCGCACGCCGTCTCCCGCCTCCAGGCCGGCTCGCAGGGCGCCGCCGTCGCCGGACCGGTGCTCGGCGGCGCGCTCTTCACCGCCGCCCGCTGGCTGCCGTTCCTGGCGGACGCCGTCTCCTACCTGGTCACGGCCTGGTGCGTGCGCGCGATGCGGACCGATCTGGCGCCGGCCCCGAGCGGCGGCGCCGGTGCCTTCGCCGCCGACCTGCGCGAGGGGTTGCGCTTCACTTGGCGCCAGCCGCTGCTGCGCGGGGTGCTGTGGTGGACGGCGGGCCTCAACGCGGTCCTCGCCGCGCTGTACTTCGGGGCGGTGTTCTCCCTGGAACGGCACGGGGAGGGCACGGTGGCCATCGGCGTGGTCCTGGCCGTCGCCGGTGCCGCCGGGGTCGCGGGTGCCCTGCCCGCCCCCTGGCTGGCCCGGCGGGTCCCGGCCGCCCGGCTGTGCGTAGTGGTCTCCTGGGCGGTCGTCCTCGTCGCGGCCGGCCTGGCGTTCGCCACCCGGGCGTGGGTCTACGGGGCGCTGTTCGGCGTGGTGTCGCTGCTGGCCCCCACGCTCGCCGTCCTGCTCTCCGCCCGCGCCATCGCGGTGACCCCGCCGGAGTTCCAGTCCCGGGTCGGCACCGTCCTGGCCACCGCCTCCGGCGCCGCCACCACCGTCGCCCCGCTGGCGGCGGGCATCCTCGTCGCCGTGTCCGGCACGACGGCGCTGGGCCTGACCGGCGCCGGGGTGATGGCCGTGGTCGCGCTCTACGCGACGCTGACGGTCGCCCGCCATCTGACCCCGGTCGCCTCCCGGACCCCGGCGGAAGGAGCCACGTGA
- a CDS encoding SAM-dependent methyltransferase → MAEQGGGWADESPAVSVDVTVPSIARAYDAVLGGKDNYAADRAVADQLRKTMPGIGELAWSNRAILGRTVRFLAAEAGIRQFLDLGAGLPTMENTHQVAQRHAPTARVVYVDNDPIVLAHGRALLEENDATAVVTADLREPDRVLAEPQVRRLIDLSEPVAVLMIGILHHLHDDEDPAGIVRAYLSAVPPGSHLVVTHFCDIGPDARELQETFLRFLGTGRFRTMAEIGAYFPGLELVDPGLVPLSLWRPDAPVAQPLSVLRRLMAGGVGRKP, encoded by the coding sequence GTGGCGGAGCAGGGTGGGGGCTGGGCGGACGAGAGCCCGGCGGTGAGCGTCGACGTGACGGTGCCGAGCATCGCGCGGGCCTACGACGCCGTGCTGGGCGGCAAGGACAACTACGCGGCCGACCGCGCGGTGGCCGACCAATTGCGCAAGACGATGCCGGGCATCGGGGAGCTGGCCTGGTCGAACCGCGCGATCCTCGGCCGGACCGTCCGCTTTCTGGCCGCCGAGGCCGGCATCCGGCAGTTCCTCGACCTCGGCGCGGGCCTGCCGACGATGGAGAACACCCACCAGGTCGCCCAGCGCCACGCGCCGACGGCGCGCGTCGTCTACGTCGACAACGACCCCATCGTCCTGGCCCACGGCCGCGCGCTGCTGGAGGAGAACGACGCGACCGCCGTCGTCACCGCCGACCTGCGCGAGCCGGACCGCGTGCTGGCCGAGCCCCAGGTGCGGCGGCTGATCGACCTCTCCGAGCCGGTGGCCGTGCTGATGATCGGGATCCTGCACCACCTCCACGACGACGAGGACCCGGCGGGCATCGTGCGGGCGTACCTGTCGGCCGTCCCCCCGGGCAGCCACCTGGTGGTCACCCACTTCTGCGACATCGGCCCGGACGCCCGGGAGTTGCAGGAGACGTTCCTGCGTTTCCTGGGCACCGGCAGGTTCCGGACGATGGCGGAGATCGGGGCCTACTTCCCCGGCCTGGAGCTGGTCGACCCCGGCCTGGTGCCGCTGTCGCTGTGGCGCCCGGACGCGCCGGTCGCGCAGCCGCTGAGCGTGCTGCGGCGGCTGATGGCGGGCGGCGTCGGCCGCAAGCCCTGA
- a CDS encoding cytochrome P450 yields the protein MATNRTPAERWPEFARIPHPPRRLPVLGDVIGASFATPVQDTMRMAAELGPIFRRKIFGLEVVFVTGADLVTEMADEKRFVKYVTNAVRSLRAVAGDGLFTAYGNEPNWQRAHDILAPAFTRESMVRYHPTMLAMAHRLMNVWDRHAQAGTAADVSGDTTKLTLETIASTGFGYDFGSFERDEPHPFVTAMVNGLSAVLRLRVATLPLVGPALARPIRRRFLAHRDYLNATVDDVIRERTARGVTHTDDLLGLMLNTTQPGTGERLDPLNIRYQVITFLVAGHETTSGALSFALYYLAKHPEVMARAQEEVDRVWGPDGDPTYEQVSKLRYVRRVLDESLRLWPTAPAFTRAARQDTTLGGRYPMRKGASALVLVPALHRDPSVWGDDAERFDPDRFLPERVRARPGHVFKPFGTGERACIGRQFALHEATLVLGLLLRRYHLHDHSDYRLKVSERLTLMPEDFALTPTRRTPAATPPPATTTDEHVTPEQPGCPVHHGGGADAGR from the coding sequence ATGGCGACCAACCGCACCCCGGCCGAGCGCTGGCCCGAGTTCGCGCGCATCCCTCACCCGCCGCGCCGCCTCCCGGTGCTCGGCGACGTGATCGGCGCGTCGTTCGCCACCCCGGTGCAGGACACGATGCGGATGGCCGCCGAGCTGGGCCCGATCTTCCGCCGCAAGATCTTCGGCCTGGAGGTCGTGTTCGTCACCGGCGCCGACCTGGTGACCGAGATGGCCGACGAGAAGCGTTTCGTCAAGTACGTCACCAACGCCGTGCGGAGCCTGCGCGCGGTGGCCGGGGACGGCCTGTTCACCGCGTACGGCAACGAGCCCAACTGGCAGCGCGCCCACGACATCCTGGCCCCCGCCTTCACCCGCGAGTCCATGGTCCGCTACCACCCGACGATGCTCGCCATGGCCCACCGCCTGATGAACGTCTGGGACCGCCACGCCCAGGCCGGCACGGCGGCCGACGTCAGCGGCGACACCACCAAGCTCACGCTGGAGACCATCGCCAGCACCGGATTCGGCTACGACTTCGGATCGTTCGAGCGCGACGAACCGCACCCGTTCGTCACGGCCATGGTCAACGGGCTCAGCGCCGTGCTGCGCCTGCGCGTCGCGACCCTGCCGCTGGTCGGCCCCGCGCTCGCCCGCCCCATCCGGCGGCGTTTCCTCGCCCACCGCGACTACCTCAACGCGACCGTGGACGACGTGATCCGCGAACGCACCGCGCGGGGCGTCACCCACACCGACGACCTGCTCGGCCTGATGCTCAACACCACCCAGCCCGGCACCGGCGAGCGGCTCGACCCGCTCAACATCCGGTACCAGGTGATCACCTTCCTGGTCGCCGGGCACGAGACGACGTCCGGCGCGCTGTCCTTCGCCCTGTACTACCTGGCCAAGCACCCCGAGGTCATGGCCCGCGCCCAGGAGGAGGTGGACCGCGTCTGGGGCCCGGACGGCGACCCGACCTACGAACAGGTCAGCAAGCTGCGCTACGTGCGGCGCGTGCTGGACGAGTCACTGCGCCTGTGGCCGACCGCCCCCGCGTTCACCCGCGCCGCCCGGCAGGACACGACGCTCGGCGGCCGGTACCCGATGCGCAAGGGCGCCTCGGCGCTCGTCCTGGTCCCCGCGCTGCACCGCGACCCCTCGGTGTGGGGCGACGACGCGGAGCGTTTCGACCCCGACCGTTTCCTCCCCGAGCGCGTCCGGGCCAGGCCCGGCCACGTCTTCAAGCCGTTCGGGACGGGCGAACGCGCCTGCATCGGCCGCCAGTTCGCCCTGCACGAGGCGACCCTGGTGCTCGGCCTGCTGCTGCGCCGCTACCACCTGCACGACCACTCCGACTATCGCCTGAAGGTCTCCGAACGCCTCACCCTGATGCCGGAGGACTTCGCCCTGACCCCCACCCGCCGCACCCCGGCCGCGACCCCACCCCCGGCCACGACGACGGACGAGCACGTCACCCCCGAACAGCCGGGCTGCCCGGTCCACCACGGCGGCGGGGCGGACGCGGGGCGATAG
- a CDS encoding serine/threonine-protein kinase: MAAFEALRDGDPRWVGRYRIVARLGAGGMGRVYLGRSPGGRNVAVKVVREELAEDAEFRRRFEREVAAARRINGAYTAGVVDADPLGTPPWLATVYIPGLSLADAIGGHGPWPARHVLALGAALAEALESMHDVGMVHRDLKPSNILLAEDGPRVIDFGISVAAEASVLTRTGMVVGTPGFMSPEQLTGAHVGPPGDVFSLGTVLVYAATGSGPFGLGSAPALGYRVVHEEPELSSLAPEVRAPVASCLAKDPAARPTVSALLALLSEAAGEELDQAGGTWLPGAVAHSVRERATTALPATPTTPATPQTPAPTIRLDPRRPADPPGPGAATRTAATAYPPPPAGPVPGASPAPAPTTAATPTPAGRGPRRTRLGLAAAVAGVAAVVGVAVLLSTTPWASDPDSSAGSDSPPSGGAPLGGQDVWSFETGGYVRTSPVFSEGIVYFGGDDGYFYAVDAYTGEEVWSFETGDWVRSTPVVAEGVVYFGSDDNFLHAVDAYTGEEVWSFATDSYVRSSPTVEDGTVYVGSQDSFLYAVDTESGEEIWSFETGGVVDSSPVLSDGQVYVGSEDGYLYAVDAAGGEELWSFETGGWTASPTVSDGVVYVGSGDSFLYALDAASGDDLWSFETGDAVTSRPAVADGNVYFGSDDATFYAVDTESGAENWRFAAADSVNSPTIADSTAYVGSADGHLYALDASTGEQFWSYATEDWVFPAPAVAEGMVYFADDDSFVYAVTQ, from the coding sequence ATGGCGGCCTTCGAGGCGCTGAGGGACGGTGACCCGCGGTGGGTGGGCCGGTACCGGATCGTGGCCCGGCTGGGGGCCGGGGGCATGGGGCGAGTGTATCTGGGGCGTTCGCCGGGCGGGCGGAACGTCGCGGTGAAGGTGGTGCGCGAAGAGCTGGCGGAGGACGCCGAGTTCCGGCGCCGCTTCGAGCGCGAGGTCGCGGCGGCCCGCCGGATCAACGGCGCCTACACGGCCGGCGTGGTGGACGCCGACCCGCTGGGGACGCCGCCGTGGCTGGCGACCGTCTACATCCCCGGCCTGTCGCTGGCCGACGCGATCGGCGGGCACGGTCCCTGGCCGGCGCGGCATGTGCTGGCGCTGGGCGCCGCGCTGGCCGAGGCGCTGGAGTCCATGCACGACGTGGGCATGGTGCACCGGGACTTGAAGCCGTCCAACATCCTGCTCGCCGAAGACGGCCCGCGCGTCATCGACTTCGGCATCTCGGTGGCGGCCGAGGCCAGTGTCCTCACCCGGACCGGGATGGTGGTCGGCACGCCCGGCTTCATGTCACCCGAGCAGCTGACCGGCGCTCATGTCGGCCCGCCCGGTGACGTGTTCTCGCTGGGTACGGTGCTGGTCTACGCGGCCACCGGCAGCGGACCGTTCGGCCTCGGGTCGGCGCCGGCCCTGGGGTACCGCGTCGTCCACGAGGAGCCCGAACTCTCCTCCCTCGCACCCGAGGTGCGGGCGCCGGTCGCCTCCTGCCTGGCCAAGGACCCGGCGGCGCGGCCCACCGTGTCGGCCCTGCTCGCCCTGCTGTCGGAGGCGGCCGGCGAGGAGCTGGACCAGGCCGGAGGGACGTGGCTGCCCGGCGCGGTCGCCCACAGCGTGCGGGAGCGCGCGACGACGGCCCTGCCCGCCACGCCGACCACGCCGGCGACTCCCCAGACCCCCGCCCCGACGATCCGTCTGGACCCGCGGCGGCCGGCCGACCCGCCCGGGCCCGGCGCGGCGACCCGGACGGCGGCCACCGCGTACCCGCCGCCGCCGGCCGGCCCCGTGCCGGGGGCTTCCCCGGCCCCGGCCCCGACGACCGCCGCGACGCCGACCCCGGCCGGGCGAGGCCCGAGGCGCACACGCCTGGGGCTGGCCGCCGCCGTGGCCGGCGTCGCGGCGGTCGTCGGCGTGGCGGTCCTCCTCAGCACGACTCCGTGGGCGAGCGACCCGGACTCCTCCGCCGGCAGCGACTCCCCGCCGAGCGGCGGGGCGCCTCTCGGCGGGCAGGACGTCTGGTCCTTCGAGACCGGCGGCTACGTCCGCACCTCACCGGTGTTCTCCGAGGGGATCGTCTACTTCGGCGGCGACGACGGCTACTTCTACGCCGTCGACGCCTACACCGGCGAGGAGGTCTGGTCCTTCGAGACCGGTGACTGGGTGCGCTCCACGCCCGTGGTCGCCGAAGGGGTCGTCTACTTCGGCAGTGACGACAACTTCCTCCACGCCGTCGACGCCTACACCGGCGAGGAAGTCTGGTCCTTCGCCACGGACAGCTACGTGCGCTCCTCGCCCACGGTCGAGGACGGAACGGTGTACGTCGGCAGTCAGGACTCGTTCCTCTACGCCGTCGACACGGAATCCGGCGAGGAGATCTGGTCGTTCGAGACGGGCGGGGTGGTGGACTCGTCACCGGTCCTCTCCGACGGACAGGTGTACGTCGGCAGCGAGGACGGCTATCTCTACGCCGTGGACGCGGCCGGCGGGGAGGAGCTGTGGTCCTTCGAGACGGGGGGTTGGACGGCGTCGCCGACGGTCAGCGACGGCGTCGTCTACGTCGGGAGCGGCGACTCCTTCCTCTACGCGCTGGACGCCGCCTCGGGCGACGACCTCTGGTCGTTCGAGACGGGCGACGCGGTGACCTCACGGCCGGCGGTCGCGGACGGAAACGTCTACTTCGGCAGTGACGACGCCACCTTCTACGCGGTGGACACGGAGTCGGGCGCGGAGAACTGGCGGTTCGCAGCCGCCGACTCCGTCAACTCCCCGACGATCGCGGACAGCACGGCGTACGTCGGCAGCGCCGACGGCCACCTGTACGCGCTGGACGCCTCCACCGGCGAGCAGTTCTGGTCGTACGCCACCGAGGACTGGGTCTTCCCCGCGCCCGCGGTCGCGGAGGGCATGGTGTACTTCGCCGACGACGACAGCTTCGTGTACGCCGTGACGCAGTAG
- a CDS encoding TerD family protein, protein MSSPNKGIGKTQVSLKWDASPLGEAPHDLDIIAATYRADAPHEPAYLVHFDSRSPDGTITLSRDSHTGQGLGFDEVMTFEFERLAPEYTRVVVGVAIQQRDGHKTFGDVPRTLVRIAEGYDELGEDDFASVAGATAATVAEFTRDETGEWRYRKVMRGFEDAAPGAFAELMGRNLS, encoded by the coding sequence ATGAGCAGTCCCAACAAGGGGATCGGCAAGACGCAGGTGTCGCTCAAGTGGGATGCCAGCCCGCTGGGCGAGGCCCCGCACGATCTCGACATCATCGCCGCGACATACCGCGCGGACGCGCCGCACGAGCCCGCCTATCTCGTGCACTTCGACAGCCGCTCGCCGGACGGCACCATAACGCTCAGCCGGGACAGCCACACCGGTCAGGGCCTCGGTTTCGACGAGGTGATGACGTTCGAGTTCGAGCGGCTGGCCCCCGAGTACACGCGGGTCGTCGTGGGCGTGGCGATCCAGCAGCGCGACGGGCACAAGACGTTCGGCGACGTGCCGCGCACGCTGGTGCGGATCGCCGAGGGTTATGACGAGCTGGGCGAGGACGACTTCGCTTCCGTCGCCGGCGCGACGGCGGCGACCGTCGCGGAGTTCACCCGGGACGAGACGGGCGAGTGGCGGTACCGCAAGGTCATGCGCGGTTTCGAGGACGCCGCGCCGGGCGCGTTCGCGGAGCTGATGGGCCGGAATCTGTCCTGA